The DNA region GTGCCAGTACTAAATAATACCAAAGCATACtgaattatactaaaaatatactaaattaagaataaaaagtaGAAGAGgtaaaattgaattgaaacaCTTATTATCagttacttattttaatttcactaattacataatttaattaaacagacatattagaataataataaaagttttatttaaaaatttacaaatagttAGTATTCGACGAATTATTTTTACCATATCTTTCGACGGGTCAAATTAGACACAACCCATACTCCTTACACTTAGACCTTGCTTCACATGCATGCATGCATGCATGGCATGCAATATATTTGACTAGAAACctgtttttgtatttagtttttatatgattaacttttgtaaaaattaattcgcATTCAGCGTTTGAAATGGGTATGCACATTAGACATTTCACACAATTAGTAAAAATTTTGTACTTAGGAACATTGTTACTGTTAACAATACAACTTAATTTGCTCCAAAAACTGTTCTACATTAACAGCACTAGCACTCCTACTAGAACCACACATCAGGTTTCGTATATACATCTGAGTAATACTTAATTTGACGATATTCCTCGACAAAGAATTGTCTATTTTGTAGTAATGTTCGGAAACCTGTCCATAACGCTGATAAGAGATGTAGAATTTTCATACGCCGCTACTGaaacgtaaatattttcttatgaatGGGAAATCGACATTTAAGTTGAGTATGTAACTGAATCAAAAAGGTTTGACACCTTTTTTAAAAGTCTCTAATTACGATACTACTGCTACTTGGTTGATTTCTTAACAGCTATTTAATTAGATACTTTTATACCTAAGTATATCTCATGTAATTctacaaaatgtatattactCTCAGGATCGACGTTGTCCATAGCAGTGGCACGAATGTAGCTGCTTTTCATCTAGCaacttaatattgttttaaacatgtcAGTCAAATCCCGATAAAAAGTATGAGCAACAAATGCATTACCTTGAAGAATTAGGTTAAACTTGTTGACTATATGCAAAATGTAATCTTAAAACAAACCTTCACTTGTTTATTTTCGAAACTTTCATGTAAAAAATCACCGAATGGCAAGGGTTATATTCTCAAGTTATTTTTCTGTCGTAATGTCAGTGCTTTCATcgataaataatgaaaatgtagCATCCTTATCTGACAAACTTGACGTATTTTTATATCGGTATCGGTTAATAACTGCTTTTCAAATGATGGCATCATTACGTCGTAAAGTAACTGACTAGATTTAGTGCGTTGGCAGGAAAAACCTTTTGAAATTTTCGAATGATAAATTTTTTTGCTGAATAAATCGCTGAGATGGTCCATGGGCCGAACTGGTATGTTATTTTCTGCCAACTCTGCACAAAATATAAGCTCTGTTTTTCTTACTTCTTCAGATTTGGGTCCtttactttgaaaatttttatcgatatgaaaataaacagtatttaactaattttcctatatttattatataacaactgaaaatgtatcattttatttgcaaaataatttGGTGCTCCTATACTTGTTGCCCCAAGATCTCCAGACCCATCGGTGATGGCTAATATTTGATGATTACATTTAGCTCAGAGTCTGACAGCATTTCTGTAAGTTCGtacatattattgtatatttctttatgcACTAAATTATTACGCTTAGTCAAAACAATATCCCAATGGGAAGATATGTACGTCTGTTGTAACTGTTCCCATTGTTGTTGGAAAAACCATAGGATCAAGACTTTATATCCAAAATAGCATACTTATGATTTTCTCTTAACTATTctctcttaaaatattaataatgcagTACTCTAACGTGTCTCGGCCTCGGATTGCATACGTTATTAAtatgataacaattattttcttacaagtaggtgatcagccctcTGTGTTTGACATATGTCGTCGTTTTGAAACACGACGGTTTCCTcaaaatgttttccttcaatgtcaggtatatatagatatatcacCAATACTTATAAATGAGTAAAATAACAACTTATTTCTTATCTTGTAAAACTAGCATCTCATTCagttgaaaattaatattcttagtaaaaacattaaatatgtttgaaCCCTGCAAAACTATCCCACAGAACCAGTTTGGcttgtatgtatattgtagGTACATTTTCGTTaatgaaaattcaaaattgaGCTTTTTGAAATAACgtcataataaaacattgataCAAATTGCACACATTTGTGAATTGAACTGAATTATTATccataaattaaagttataaagtagtatattataaagaaacattAACTGAAAACGAGTTTATtgttaacttatatttttttcgataattaacatttatttgcacacataaatttttaagaatttgaaattatatcgTAGATTGAAAACAAACatgtattcatatatatatttaatttgagttAATAGCCGTAATGTCTCTCAAATTAGCGAGTCTGTCAGGTTTAAGTGGTAAGGAAAAtagaatatgtatttataataaatgattttcgaGTTATAAGTTGATTTGTAATATCTTCTGAAAAGGGTATTATATCAGAAATTCAGTTTGATATAggtgtttatttttagaaaacaaatttgtttcctAATTATATGTGGtacataaacaatttgtaaaattgaatttattaaacagaAAAATTGTAAACACCAAAATCCTGATAAATTTTGTGCAGCAagacgtaattttttttaaatttatgtgtgTGTACACTTTTCATTTTATTCGTATGCGATTTATCAAGGAAacaggatattttttttctgaaaataataactgACCATTTCATATCGATTCAAAGCCtaatgaaatacattttaaccTCTATTTCacccaaaaataaaaacacgagTTTTGTTTGTCATGATTTCTATTATCTTGACAATCAATTAAAACCGGCCGCGGCAACAATGACAGAAATTATGTATGGTCCTGGTTTTTTAAGTGGATTTTGCTAAATACctatctctttctgtcaaataaGGATATTTCATGGATTCATATCTAGGTAATCTGAACTCTCTTTACTCTTTACTCATCAACAATCTTCCTAGCCTGTGATCACTAGTCTGTGgcaagtttaatatttttgatttaatttacttgTCTTGTCTTAAAGGTCTCgctaccaggccataaaattaataatataacacttGTCTTGTTATTTGTGATCGTGTTTCGTATTGGGTTTTATCCTGTAAGCACTGgtagcaatattttttattggaatGTCTTTAAATTCATAGGTAAATTGAGAAGTTATTATCTACAATGGAGGTGTTTAATAAGTTCTATTCATCTGTTACGAGTACGGTTTCTCAATTGTCTGGTGTACTCCCTGGAAATCCAGTGACTAGAGAATTTGAAGCTACCCAATACATCGCAAGTGCTGGGCCAGGTACATTGTAAAGAATAGAGTAAGAATACATACAATAGACATAGTTGGTAAATGCAAATtgaattcctttttttatttctaggtCTGTTGTGGAAGGTTTATAAAGGCTACAAAAAATCAACTAAGCAGGAGGCTtcgatttttgtatttgaaaaGAAACAATTAGACAGATGGTCAAAAGCAGACAGGGATATCATGTTAGACATATTAAAACGGGGTATTGTACAGCTAACTAAACTCCGCCATCCTCAAATACTTACAGTTCAGCATAGTTTAGAAGAAAGCAGAGAAAGCTTAGCATTTGCTTCAGAGCCGGTTTTTGCTAGCTTAGCAAACATTCTTGGTTACACAGATAACATGCCACAGCCGACACCTAGTCACCTTGTAAACTATAAACTGTATGAAGTTGAGATTAAGTATGGTCTTATGCAAATAGCTGAAGGTTTAGCATTTTTACATAATGATGTAAAATTGTTACATCACAATATTAGTCCTGAATCTATTGTAGTTAATCAACAAGGAGCTTGGAAAATATTTGGATTTGATTTTTGTATTGCAAACCAGAGTACTACAGGACAAGCACCATTTTGgccttttagtgagtactgcCAGGCTATGCCAGCATTGACACAATCATCTTTGGACTATCTAGCTCCTGAATATATACTTTCTGCGACTCATTCTCCAGCCAgtgatatattttctttgggTATGCTTGTCTATACTATTCATAGCACTGGGCATCAACCGCTTGGAAATATTAGTGGGGATTATTCTAAATTCAGAAGGTTTGTAAATGAATTGAGAAATCTGCCTACATCAAAGCTTCTATGTGTAGCAGAAGGGTTAAGAGAATATGTAAAACTTATGTTAAATGTTACACCAGAGTTGAGGCCTGATCCTCATCAATTGTTAAAGGTATGcgagaattaaataaatatattatttaatatcatacataacatctatataattaatctaattaacaaaaaatattttcaactcaattttttaagaaaaaaaattatagcatATTTAATGCATTGATATGTGGTTGTGGAAATTGGGCATTTAGTTAATATTCTTTTATGATTTCAGATATCTTATTTTGAAGATGTTGGTGTGAAAACTCTAAACTATTTAGACTCTCTCTTTCAATGGGATAACCTTCAAAAGTCTCAATTCTATAAAGGTTTACCACAGATTATTCAAAAAATGCCCCACAGAATATGCATTTATAGAATTTTGCCATGTCTATCAAAAGAATTTGTCAATCCACCAATGGTACCTTTTATACTACctaatgttttattgataGCAGAAAATTCAACAAAAGAGGAATTTATCAAATACATACTGCCTGTTTTAAAACCTGTTATGTTAATACAAGAaccaatacaaatattacttatttttatgcaAAAAATGGAGCTATTGCTGAAACTTACTCCAGGTGAGGAAGTAAAAACAGATATTCTTCCAATGTTGTATCGAGCATTAGAATCTGATGCACAGCAAATACAAGAATTATGTTTGTCAGTGTTACCAACATTTGCATCTTTAATCGATTATCCAGCTATGAAAAATGCTTTGTTGCCaagaataaaaaagttatgtctacatacaaattatttatctgtTAGAGTAAACTGTTTGTTATGTCTGGGAAAATTATTGGAACATTTAGATAAATGGCTTGTCCTGGATGAAATTATACCATTCTTGCCTCAAATACCTTCACGGGAACCAGCTGTACTAATGGGAATTCTTGGTAAGTTGTTTCGAtcataaatctaataaataatatttttttaataataaaaaataatcgttGTATAATGGTGTATTCCAAAGTGTTAAAGTTTACTTAACTTGATGACGTTCttcttcttaattaattaataattttctttcttatatttcaggtatatacaaattaactCTAAGTCACAaaaaattaggtattactaaGGAAGTGATGGCCACAAAGGTTTTACCTTTCTTAATACCACTTTGTGTAGAAAATGGTTTAACATTGAATCAATTTAATGCCCTCATGTCCTTGGTAAAGCAAATGATATCGAAAGTGGAGGCTGAGCATAGAACTAAGCTGGAACAACTTAATTCCATACAGAATGAATCTAAGTAAGTTgttttgtcattattttacgtaggtttttttatataataggaggAAAAACGAGCCTGCAGGACGCCGAAAAAGGgtagtcatcgcagcccatagacaACCATtattagtgggtgcgttgccggcctttgggGGGGACACTCCAATTTTGAAGAGTTAGAGGTCGTATCTCGCAGAtacgggagtcgattccacagatCGCTAGTTCTCAAAGAAAATGCCTTGTGAAACGGGCGttggaagacttccagccatcaaggtgatgtCGATGAACTTTTAAATTCATACGGCTCGTACGGTGTTGAAACGAAGCAGGAGGTATCAACCCAAACAATGCTTCAAAACACTCACCATAGTACACTTTATAGAAAATGCCAAGAGACGCAATGTCTCTGCGTAGAGGGAGAATCAGGTTTAAAGAAATGTCCATCTGAAATTTTTCTTAAGCTATTTGGCTTAAGAGGATTTGTTGTTATAATCATATTCTTCTTACTTCTCTTTCTTGCATATTATCAGCTAACCACTATTGTGGGTCTCCCAAAAGGCCATCCATTCtttgtttactattttattaatttccggCGAAATTAAGCAAGATATGAAagaactaattataaaaaatattttattggttgggaaatatttttttagagtaATGGAGCATGCGCTGACACCTACATCAGACAACTTAGTACCAACACCACAAACAGACATTGACAAGATGTTTTCGGGTCTTGGAATTGATCCATTCGCATTAAGTTCTAAACCACAGGAGAAGGAAGCATTGCCACCTCTTAAAGACGCAATGTCTCTTAGTATGGAAGATAAGCAAAGGTATGAAAAGACTTATAACAAACATCAAGtgtcaaaattatatattacaaagtaACCATTACACATTGAAACGTAACGTACCATATAAGTGATCAATGAAtgagggagcgttcaagtattacgtcacgcaatttttggagattcttgacccccccccccatgaaacgcaccgtaacgttttcCGTAtccgtttcgtgaccacccccagtaactatttatacctaaaacttaccattatgtggtattaagtactggaaagtggaaaataaaatgcgtaattcaatccacgccccgcatcgtaacgttttacaagagagCCCCCTCATccccccaaattcgttacgtaatacttgaacgctccctaagccaaaaacaattatttatatacctacaaattaaacaaaagaaagtaTCATCTTTGTTGTCATAGTTACCTTTTTTGTACAAACACGAAAAAGACATCGTGACCATAATAGCAAACCTGAGTACCTATAATAAGGAGTGTGTAtgacttatatataaatctcataATTAGGAGgcgtttttttttgtgattataagtattttttttatattttttaggttaGCGCAGCAACAAGAAACTCAACGGAAGATGTCACGGCAAGCACCAACGATGCCCACGGCCAAAGTTGTACCTCCCCCACAACTTCCTAAAGCTGTAGATTTAACCAGTTCGTTACTTCAATCTAATCTTACACAATTGTCGAAACCACAATCTAGTTTAAACCCAAATTTTACTCACAATAACAATTCAATGACCTATCAAATGagtactaataattttatgagcTCATCTCCAATAGGAAAAGTGGGAAACGCTATTGGAAAACCTGTTGGGAGTCCGGTTGGGGATACAATTACTAGTCCAATTGGTAATACAATAACTAGCCCAATTGGTAATACAATGACTAGTCCAATTGGTAATACAATAACTAGCCCAATTGGTAATACAATGACTAGTCCAATTGGTAATACAATAACTAGCCCAATTGGTAATACAATGACTAACCCAATTggtaatacaattaatagtCCAGTTAGTAATACAATGGGTGCAATTGGAAATTTAAATTCCCCAATGAGTAGTATGACTTATGGTTTTCAAAATCACTTAGCTCTAACATCCTCTCCACCACCAattggtaattttaataataaatggacTAATCAAACAAATGTTAAACAAGATTGGTCCGCCTTTGAATCTCTTTTACCGAATTCTAATGAAACTAAAAATAGTAATGAGaaaaaatttagtaataatgaAATGATGGATTTATTGGGTTAAtgaaatacagataataatttatttaatatgaagaCGTTATCGTTTGTAACGAAAATTTgcagattatttttttaatggtacTTACTggtaaatttttactttaagtcttatttgattaatttatagatGATTTATTCTAATTTTAGCACATCTAATGACtgatatgtaataaataaaagtttgacATTCCTCgtacaatctaaaaaaattgatagtTTTTCAGTAGTGAGATTAtagtaatgttttgtttattgtggTATTATTagtagattattattaaagatgaATTTGTTATGGCTGGGGTAAAAACATCTAGCTGTGACAGGAATATAATGAATCAAATTATGGTAATGTTCCTAAGAGATTGGATTGGAGACGAGGACTGCGTTCGCGTTTGTACATATCAAGTCTTAAACGTTtcgaatattttaagtttttcttatatatatatatatatatatgacggATAAGAACAAGACATTCAAACGCTATTTTTGTGGTTTTTAGTTGGTTGGAAAAAATACTATCCACTGCTGGACAActagatataatttaataaaaatgtcagGTATAAAAATCTAGACAAacgtattaaaaatacgtaattgtacaaaaaatatttatttcgattaaaaaagtattataattatttagtcgcctaaatatatatattaaattccgTAATTGGGTTGCTTTGTATTactttataactataaaatacaattatatactttacttCCTGCTTGCTATGTTATAACTaattgaaacaataattacgtACTACGACATcgcatattatgttttatcaaaattttgttttgtaagtCATCCTTAgaattaagtatttaatattatattataattgatggtaattgtttataaaaaaaatatattatgatctcttaacaaatattattttctgaatatgaaatacaatttatatctaATACAAAATAGCAATAGACAAGGAAAAGCTACTATAGTCTGCGCATTATGAACTGAGGGTTCGGGtcaataatcatttttatctGTTTGTCTCGCTCGCACTTATAATCTTATAGTGTGTGCGTAATAATTGTAGAAGTGCATATCGATAATAGGATAGGTACAATcgatatgttaattattaataggaataatttttcgctatctgaaaaaaaaacattgaaaaataaaccCTTACTCGTAACGACCAATCAGGAGTCAGTGCAAATGCAGGTCACTATGACGCATCGACCCCGCGTGCGCAGGTAGCTTAGTATCGATAACGGGTTGCATTGCGTGCATATTCCTACTGTCAGTGACACTTATTGCCAGACGACTCGGTTTAAAATGCGTCGACTATAGAAGAATAGCTATAATGATCcgttattttctaatttagtAATACggtaatcaataaatatagagAAAATATACTACACATCAATCTTCAGTTAAGATTCAAAGATAAATCGTTTGTTGATTACGCTCTTTGGTAtgcaaaacatttatattccCTCAATATACTGCGCAGTTTCTTGACTGAATaacttttatcattttaaaaaactatatttacagAGCTAAACTCTTGTATGTGGTGGATCTTCTTATCTGTCAACTCATTGACCATAGAGACCATAGATTTATCATATCtcttaaaaagtaataattttcagCAAgcttacttaaaattaaacggcCTTGTTATAAAACgtgtattaaatatagaacTTTACGATGTCACGGTACTATCTTTAATCCacgtttaattataaagaccAAGAGGTGTATGGAGGAAGTCTATCTCCTCCGTCTAAAGGAGGCGACCAAAAACACGCAGGCCGCGCCACTTTGCAATAAGCTAGCTATAAAGAAACAAGTTCTATACGTATAACTATAGGCGACGGCCCAAATCATGATCACAATCGCAACTAGAGTATTTGCTGTGGTCACAGTCGCTGTTGTGTCAAACTTATTGAAACTATTGTATAAAGATTGTTGTAGAATCCCACTGGTTGCGGTGGCAATACTCGAAAACATGCACCATATGACAAGGTAGTTTTTGTTTGTTGATAGGGTAACACCTGAAAGGTGAAAAGTATCGATCAATAAGTAGGGAGATGATTTCCAATATCCTGTTTCCAATTTCCTAGTTTGGAAAAGAGAGAACgtttttgtaatgtttaagttagtatttaaaaagtaattaggTATGGCAGGTTATGTAAACGCGTTTCGAATTTACAGGCCGATTAATCAATAAGTCAGTAACAATTATCTATCTTTAGCAAAAATAAGTATACTATATATAGctgttgtaaataatatttaaaataccgcGGAGAATTACTTTGACGAAATACGTCACAAAATTGcggaattaaaaaatgtaatgaaattcGTTCTAGTTTACTTTGTTTGCGTAATTTCTTTCAAGGCCTGTAAAACTATATGAATAACTAATTAGACGTTTACAAAGTAACgaagataacaattttaaggaataaaaactttttaaaaaatatataagcagGTACTCACCATAAAATCCTATTGCaccacaaacacaaaaaattgTGCATAATTTtgctttatcatttaaattgtttggcataaatatacataaaaagacGAAGCACAATGCCGCAGCGTGACCAATTGCAGTCAGTGAAGATATCTGCAAAAAGAACTTGTTGAAAAACCTATAGTCGAAATGAATATTGATATCTGATAGTACATTTGACTGTATTTCGATcgaagaaaatgaaaaatgaacTCACCGACCAAATATTCATAGTAGGGTTTTCTTCCCACATAAGAAGTGGGAAGAAGACACTTAGTATAAGAACGCTGTACGTTGTGCATAAATGCAACAAAGTGTACAAATAGAAGTTTAGATCCTGAACCATATTAATCACGGTTATGAAATTCTTCTTTAATGACGCAGTACGTCGAGCTGATCCAGGAGATATTTCAGCGGCAAAAACGAGACTATTTGAAGGAGCATTCACGGTGGTTTCGCGGTATAACGGCTGAGGATTATTCCTGTCAATACTATCCAACTCCTGATATCCAATGATTCTGCTGTAATTGCTGACGTCAACAGCGCCGAAGTCGGATGAGAAACGATTAGAAGTTGAACCGTCAAACATCACGCCGAAATCTGATGAAAATCTCTGCTGACCACTTTCGCGGGTTTCTACGTCGGGGTCCATGATTTCTCTAGCGTTTCTATTTGATTTAAAGACAACCACGTCATTTGCGTCTTCATCTTGTATGGATACTGGATTTGATGCTGCTCTGGGTTCATTCTGGTTTGAGAAGATAACTTCGTCATCGTCTTCAACGGCGTCTCGTAACATATTGTACGTGCTTCGTATCACTCTTTCAATGTAAATAGGTCGTGTATATGAGGCGAGGAACACACAGTTCTGCATGAGAATCGCTCCAGTGATCATGACAACTACATCACTGGAGTAGATTGTACAAAGATAGCCAATCATCAAAGGCATTAGCACATTTCCTACAGATGGTGCAACTTTTACAATACGCTGGACGATTGTAAGTTTGTCTTGAAAGTAGTGGGTTATGATTAGATCCGTTTGTTGTCCTGTTAAGGCACAACCGATACCtggaataaatattcataataaagatataaaaaatcatcaagaattgtatattattttaagaattttatcaaaattggtTTAGTCATTGCAGAAGCATTCTACAAACAAACTGTGACACATTATATCCAGTGTAGATAAAATCATTAGATATCTATTACGTAGGAAATATTGACATTtgcaaagtaaataaaatttgttatattgtgTTGCATGACCTTCAGCCACAATGTCGTAAATTACAGCATTCAATGCTTTTCCGTAATATTTCACACCTTGAACTGATTCATTATcattcttattaatttatattttatttaaaattgctttTTCATGCTAGTTTAGTTTCTTGTATTATATAGTTGTGTGTAGTTCTATGAATAAATTGGTGGTAGCGTGgctaaagtattttaatgtcaaaaatcATCTCAGGTGCATCTCGGTGGAACATCTAAAATTCAGTCAACAATACGTAAAAGTCAAAACATAATCTTACCGATGGAAATCCCCgcaaatatgtttacaatatgaTCGTTACTGTACACACTTGTTGCATAGCTCGATAGTAGAACACCAGCGACAGTCATACAGAGTCCTGCCAGCGCTGTAAACCGTGGCATGTTGAATATTTTCGCGACTTCCCAACACCACGACTCTAACAATAAACGGATCACAGTCATTATAACAGGCACTAAGGCTACATCTACGTCCCAAACGCGCATTCTTTCTCCTTCTTCATGATCCTCCTCTCGTAAAgacttcaaaataataaatccatAAAGCATTAAAATACTTGGCACAGTCACATTGTAGATTACTGCTGAGACTACTATTAGCCATCCATAGCCACCATCTGGAGGAGTCGGTCCTATTTCAGGTTGAGATGCAACCACTCTATCCAGATGGAGGTCTTCAATCCTCTCTTGCCTCACTGGTCGGGTCCCAGGATCTTCCATTTTCACAAAAATAGCTTCATTTCTAGAATCGTAAATCCGAACAAATAATCTATGAGTACGCGTTGT from Pieris brassicae chromosome 2, ilPieBrab1.1, whole genome shotgun sequence includes:
- the LOC123718733 gene encoding SCY1-like protein 2 isoform X2 is translated as MEVFNKFYSSVTSTVSQLSGVLPGNPVTREFEATQYIASAGPGLLWKVYKGYKKSTKQEASIFVFEKKQLDRWSKADRDIMLDILKRGIVQLTKLRHPQILTVQHSLEESRESLAFASEPVFASLANILGYTDNMPQPTPSHLVNYKLYEVEIKYGLMQIAEGLAFLHNDVKLLHHNISPESIVVNQQGAWKIFGFDFCIANQSTTGQAPFWPFSEYCQAMPALTQSSLDYLAPEYILSATHSPASDIFSLGMLVYTIHSTGHQPLGNISGDYSKFRRFVNELRNLPTSKLLCVAEGLREYVKLMLNVTPELRPDPHQLLKISYFEDVGVKTLNYLDSLFQWDNLQKSQFYKGLPQIIQKMPHRICIYRILPCLSKEFVNPPMVPFILPNVLLIAENSTKEEFIKYILPVLKPVMLIQEPIQILLIFMQKMELLLKLTPGEEVKTDILPMLYRALESDAQQIQELCLSVLPTFASLIDYPAMKNALLPRIKKLCLHTNYLSVRVNCLLCLGKLLEHLDKWLVLDEIIPFLPQIPSREPAVLMGILGIYKLTLSHKKLGITKEVMATKVLPFLIPLCVENGLTLNQFNALMSLVKQMISKVEAEHRTKLEQLNSIQNESK
- the LOC123718733 gene encoding SCY1-like protein 2 isoform X1 produces the protein MEVFNKFYSSVTSTVSQLSGVLPGNPVTREFEATQYIASAGPGLLWKVYKGYKKSTKQEASIFVFEKKQLDRWSKADRDIMLDILKRGIVQLTKLRHPQILTVQHSLEESRESLAFASEPVFASLANILGYTDNMPQPTPSHLVNYKLYEVEIKYGLMQIAEGLAFLHNDVKLLHHNISPESIVVNQQGAWKIFGFDFCIANQSTTGQAPFWPFSEYCQAMPALTQSSLDYLAPEYILSATHSPASDIFSLGMLVYTIHSTGHQPLGNISGDYSKFRRFVNELRNLPTSKLLCVAEGLREYVKLMLNVTPELRPDPHQLLKISYFEDVGVKTLNYLDSLFQWDNLQKSQFYKGLPQIIQKMPHRICIYRILPCLSKEFVNPPMVPFILPNVLLIAENSTKEEFIKYILPVLKPVMLIQEPIQILLIFMQKMELLLKLTPGEEVKTDILPMLYRALESDAQQIQELCLSVLPTFASLIDYPAMKNALLPRIKKLCLHTNYLSVRVNCLLCLGKLLEHLDKWLVLDEIIPFLPQIPSREPAVLMGILGIYKLTLSHKKLGITKEVMATKVLPFLIPLCVENGLTLNQFNALMSLVKQMISKVEAEHRTKLEQLNSIQNESKVMEHALTPTSDNLVPTPQTDIDKMFSGLGIDPFALSSKPQEKEALPPLKDAMSLSMEDKQRLAQQQETQRKMSRQAPTMPTAKVVPPPQLPKAVDLTSSLLQSNLTQLSKPQSSLNPNFTHNNNSMTYQMSTNNFMSSSPIGKVGNAIGKPVGSPVGDTITSPIGNTITSPIGNTMTSPIGNTITSPIGNTMTSPIGNTITSPIGNTMTNPIGNTINSPVSNTMGAIGNLNSPMSSMTYGFQNHLALTSSPPPIGNFNNKWTNQTNVKQDWSAFESLLPNSNETKNSNEKKFSNNEMMDLLG
- the LOC123718753 gene encoding uncharacterized protein LOC123718753; this encodes MEDPGTRPVRQERIEDLHLDRVVASQPEIGPTPPDGGYGWLIVVSAVIYNVTVPSILMLYGFIILKSLREEDHEEGERMRVWDVDVALVPVIMTVIRLLLESWCWEVAKIFNMPRFTALAGLCMTVAGVLLSSYATSVYSNDHIVNIFAGISIGIGCALTGQQTDLIITHYFQDKLTIVQRIVKVAPSVGNVLMPLMIGYLCTIYSSDVVVMITGAILMQNCVFLASYTRPIYIERVIRSTYNMLRDAVEDDDEVIFSNQNEPRAASNPVSIQDEDANDVVVFKSNRNAREIMDPDVETRESGQQRFSSDFGVMFDGSTSNRFSSDFGAVDVSNYSRIIGYQELDSIDRNNPQPLYRETTVNAPSNSLVFAAEISPGSARRTASLKKNFITVINMVQDLNFYLYTLLHLCTTYSVLILSVFFPLLMWEENPTMNIWSISSLTAIGHAAALCFVFLCIFMPNNLNDKAKLCTIFCVCGAIGFYGVTLSTNKNYLVIWCMFSSIATATSGILQQSLYNSFNKFDTTATVTTANTLVAIVIMIWAVAYSYTYRTCFFIASLLQSGAACVFLVASFRRRR